One genomic region from Phragmites australis chromosome 1, lpPhrAust1.1, whole genome shotgun sequence encodes:
- the LOC133888041 gene encoding heavy metal-associated isoprenylated plant protein 6-like isoform X2: MTTESETPRITELHVRMDCNGCEHKIRKTLRAIEGVSEVYIDQANHKITVVGIADPERIVKAIRKTKRVPTICSHTDPAAEAQPPPAEGEAPPPADPPADAPPPAEAAPAEPAPENKEAPPAETPATDATVIHMVHDYPYDHGHHLYREHWANHPVDMHGVRYDAAPYHVTHSYSHHRPSPYVAEYGYGGSPVQEGRYYSHDYYPTRGKGDGSQITSMFSDENPNACSIA, from the exons ATGACTACAGAATCAGAG ACACCGCGGATAACGGAGCTCCATGTAAGGATGGACTGCAATGGCTGCGAGCACAAGATCAGGAAGACCCTGCGTGCCATTGAGG GTGTTAGCGAAGTATATATAGATCAAGCTAACCACAAGATCACAGTGGTGGGAATCGCCGATCCTGAGAGGATTGTCAAGGCCATCAGGAAGACCAAGAGGGTGCCCACCATCTGCTCACACACCGATCCCGCGGCCGAGGCTCAGCCTCCACCCGCCGAAGGGGAGGCTCCACCTCCCGCCGACCCGCCAGCGGACGCGCCTCCGCCAGCTGAAGCGGCACCGGCGGAGCCCGCACCGGAGAACAAAGAGGCGCCACCCGCCGAGACCCCAGCCACCGACGCCACCGTGATACACATGGTGCATGACTACCCTTACGACCACGGCCACCATCTGTACAGGGAGCACTGGGCGAACCACCCCGTCGACATGCACGGCGTCAGATACGACGCTGCACCTTACCATGTGACGCACAGCTACAGTCACCACCGGCCGAGCCCTTACGTAGCCGAGTACGGGTACGGGGGCTCTCCTGTCCAAGAAGGCAGGTACTACAGCCATGACTACTACCCAACCAGGGGCAAAGGAGATGGCAGCCAGATCACCTCCATGTTCAGCGATGAGAATCCAAACGCATGCAGCATAGCCTGA
- the LOC133888041 gene encoding uncharacterized protein LOC133888041 isoform X1 produces the protein MTTESETPRITELHVRMDCNGCEHKIRKTLRAIEECKRHLKVVMEWLCEGVSEVYIDQANHKITVVGIADPERIVKAIRKTKRVPTICSHTDPAAEAQPPPAEGEAPPPADPPADAPPPAEAAPAEPAPENKEAPPAETPATDATVIHMVHDYPYDHGHHLYREHWANHPVDMHGVRYDAAPYHVTHSYSHHRPSPYVAEYGYGGSPVQEGRYYSHDYYPTRGKGDGSQITSMFSDENPNACSIA, from the exons ATGACTACAGAATCAGAG ACACCGCGGATAACGGAGCTCCATGTAAGGATGGACTGCAATGGCTGCGAGCACAAGATCAGGAAGACCCTGCGTGCCATTGAGG AATGTAAACGACATCTTAAAGTAGTTATGGAATGGCTTTGTGAAGGTGTTAGCGAAGTATATATAGATCAAGCTAACCACAAGATCACAGTGGTGGGAATCGCCGATCCTGAGAGGATTGTCAAGGCCATCAGGAAGACCAAGAGGGTGCCCACCATCTGCTCACACACCGATCCCGCGGCCGAGGCTCAGCCTCCACCCGCCGAAGGGGAGGCTCCACCTCCCGCCGACCCGCCAGCGGACGCGCCTCCGCCAGCTGAAGCGGCACCGGCGGAGCCCGCACCGGAGAACAAAGAGGCGCCACCCGCCGAGACCCCAGCCACCGACGCCACCGTGATACACATGGTGCATGACTACCCTTACGACCACGGCCACCATCTGTACAGGGAGCACTGGGCGAACCACCCCGTCGACATGCACGGCGTCAGATACGACGCTGCACCTTACCATGTGACGCACAGCTACAGTCACCACCGGCCGAGCCCTTACGTAGCCGAGTACGGGTACGGGGGCTCTCCTGTCCAAGAAGGCAGGTACTACAGCCATGACTACTACCCAACCAGGGGCAAAGGAGATGGCAGCCAGATCACCTCCATGTTCAGCGATGAGAATCCAAACGCATGCAGCATAGCCTGA